From Coffea arabica cultivar ET-39 chromosome 10e, Coffea Arabica ET-39 HiFi, whole genome shotgun sequence, one genomic window encodes:
- the LOC113711683 gene encoding ras-related protein Rab7-like has product MSLRRRTLLKVIVLGDSGVGKTSLMNQYVHKKFSQQYKATIGADFVTKELQIDDRLVTLQIWDTAGQERFQSLGVAFYRGADCCVLVYDVNVMRSFDTLDNWHEEFLRQANPPDPKTFPFILLGNKIDIDGGNSRVVSEKKAKEWCASKGNIPYFETSAKEDYNVDASFFCIAKTALANEHEQDIYFQNIPEAVSEAEQRGGCAC; this is encoded by the exons ATGTCTTTGCGTAGACGAACCTTGCTCAAGGTTATCGTTCTTGGTGACAGCGG GGTTGGCAAAACTTCATTGATGAATCA ATATGTACACAAAAAGTTTAGTCAGCAGTACAAAGCTACAATTGGAGCTGATTTTGTGACAAAAGAACTCCAAATTGATGACCGACTTGTTACTCTACAA ATTTGGGACACTGCAGGGCAGGAGAGATTTCAAAGCCTTGGGGTTGCGTTTTATAGAGGGGCAGATTGCTGTGTTTTAGTTTATGATGTTAATGTTATGAGATCTTTTGATACCCTTGACAATTGGCATGAAGAATTTCTCAGACAG GCAAACCCTCCAGATCCAAAGACTTTTCCATTTATATTACTTGGTAACAAAATTGATATAGATGGTGGGAATAGCAGAGTG GTTTCTGAGAAAAAAGCGAAGGAATGGTGTGCTTCAAAAGGGAACATCCCATACTTTGAGACATCTGCCAAGGAGGATTACAATGTTGATGCTTCATTCTTCTGCATTGCAAAAACTGCTTTAGCCAATGAGCATGAGCAGGATAT ATACTTCCAAAATATTCCTGAGGCTGTTTCGGAAGCTGAGCAAAGAGGTGGTTGTGCTTGTTAA
- the LOC113710961 gene encoding uncharacterized protein isoform X1 → MAVSVATGLKSLFILLGCLMTATLIYTIATDGLPFRKELLTPWMTATLIDFYINILALGAWVIYKESNWISAILWIILLVCLGSITACAYIVLQLFKLSPQESSQDPVYYVLLRHKKKTYSRRDGPEKKSLFSVVIARFMFGALGFLMLGTLIYTIATDGSPFRRDVLTPWLSATLVDFYINVVALSVWIAYKESSWIGASFWIILLICFGSISTCAYILLQLYQLSSEDLVYLILFNSSNRAENGYERVLQRGNYSGIAA, encoded by the exons ATGGCAGTGTCAGTGGCAACAGGGTTGAAAAGTCTGTTCATTCTGCTGGGATGTTTGATGACAGCCACCCTTATCTACACCATCGCCACTGATGGCCTTCCTTTTCGTAAAGAACTCCTTACCCC GTGGATGACTGCAACTTTGATTGATTTCTATATCAATATCCTAGCCTTAGGG GCTTGGGTTATTTACAAGGAATCAAATTGGATCAGTGCAATACTTTGGATAATTTTATTGGTATGTTTGGGAAG CATTACTGCATGTGCCTACATAGTTTTGCAATTGTTCAAGCTGTCACCTCAAGAATCTTCACAAGATCCTGTGTATTATGTTTTGTTGCGACATAAGAAGAA AACTTATTCTCGCAGGGATGGACCAGAAAAAAAGAGTTTATTCTCTGTTGTGATTGCAAGATTTATGTTTGGGGCTTTGGGTTTTCTGATGCTGGGAACGCTGATATACACTATTGCCACTGATGGTTCTCCATTTCGCAGAGATGTGTTGACTCC GTGGTTGTCAGCAACACTAGTTGACTTTTACATCAATGTTGTTGCACTATCG GTTTGGATTGCATACAAGGAATCAAGTTGGATAGGTGCTTCTTTTTGGATAATTCTTTTGATATGTTTTGGCAG TATCAGCACATGTGCCTACATACTCCTCCAGCTTTACCAGCTCTCGTCTGAGGATCTTGTATACCTTATTCTTTTCAATAGCAGCAACAG GGCAGAAAATGGCTATGAAAGAGTACTGCAAAGAGGCAATTACAGTGGGATAGCCGCGTGA
- the LOC113710961 gene encoding uncharacterized protein isoform X3: MAVSVATGLKSLFILLGCLMTATLIYTIATDGLPFRKELLTPWMTATLIDFYINILALGAWVIYKESNWISAILWIILLVCLGSITACAYIVLQLFKLSPQESSQDPVYYVLLRHKKKTYSRRDGPEKKSLFSVVIARFMFGALGFLMLGTLIYTIATDGSPFRRDVLTPWLSATLVDFYINVVALSVWIAYKESSWIGASFWIILLICFGSISTCAYILLQLYQLSSEDLVYLILFNSSNRKWL, encoded by the exons ATGGCAGTGTCAGTGGCAACAGGGTTGAAAAGTCTGTTCATTCTGCTGGGATGTTTGATGACAGCCACCCTTATCTACACCATCGCCACTGATGGCCTTCCTTTTCGTAAAGAACTCCTTACCCC GTGGATGACTGCAACTTTGATTGATTTCTATATCAATATCCTAGCCTTAGGG GCTTGGGTTATTTACAAGGAATCAAATTGGATCAGTGCAATACTTTGGATAATTTTATTGGTATGTTTGGGAAG CATTACTGCATGTGCCTACATAGTTTTGCAATTGTTCAAGCTGTCACCTCAAGAATCTTCACAAGATCCTGTGTATTATGTTTTGTTGCGACATAAGAAGAA AACTTATTCTCGCAGGGATGGACCAGAAAAAAAGAGTTTATTCTCTGTTGTGATTGCAAGATTTATGTTTGGGGCTTTGGGTTTTCTGATGCTGGGAACGCTGATATACACTATTGCCACTGATGGTTCTCCATTTCGCAGAGATGTGTTGACTCC GTGGTTGTCAGCAACACTAGTTGACTTTTACATCAATGTTGTTGCACTATCG GTTTGGATTGCATACAAGGAATCAAGTTGGATAGGTGCTTCTTTTTGGATAATTCTTTTGATATGTTTTGGCAG TATCAGCACATGTGCCTACATACTCCTCCAGCTTTACCAGCTCTCGTCTGAGGATCTTGTATACCTTATTCTTTTCAATAGCAGCAACAG AAAATGGCTATGA
- the LOC113710961 gene encoding uncharacterized protein isoform X4, with translation MAVSVATGLKSLFILLGCLMTATLIYTIATDGLPFRKELLTPWMTATLIDFYINILALGAWVIYKESNWISAILWIILLVCLGSITACAYIVLQLFKLSPQESSQDPVYYVLLRHKKKTYSRRDGPEKKSLFSVVIARFMFGALGFLMLGTLIYTIATDGSPFRRDVLTPWLSATLVDFYINVVALSVWIAYKESSWIGASFWIILLICFGSISTCAYILLQLYQLSSEDLVYLILFNSSNRC, from the exons ATGGCAGTGTCAGTGGCAACAGGGTTGAAAAGTCTGTTCATTCTGCTGGGATGTTTGATGACAGCCACCCTTATCTACACCATCGCCACTGATGGCCTTCCTTTTCGTAAAGAACTCCTTACCCC GTGGATGACTGCAACTTTGATTGATTTCTATATCAATATCCTAGCCTTAGGG GCTTGGGTTATTTACAAGGAATCAAATTGGATCAGTGCAATACTTTGGATAATTTTATTGGTATGTTTGGGAAG CATTACTGCATGTGCCTACATAGTTTTGCAATTGTTCAAGCTGTCACCTCAAGAATCTTCACAAGATCCTGTGTATTATGTTTTGTTGCGACATAAGAAGAA AACTTATTCTCGCAGGGATGGACCAGAAAAAAAGAGTTTATTCTCTGTTGTGATTGCAAGATTTATGTTTGGGGCTTTGGGTTTTCTGATGCTGGGAACGCTGATATACACTATTGCCACTGATGGTTCTCCATTTCGCAGAGATGTGTTGACTCC GTGGTTGTCAGCAACACTAGTTGACTTTTACATCAATGTTGTTGCACTATCG GTTTGGATTGCATACAAGGAATCAAGTTGGATAGGTGCTTCTTTTTGGATAATTCTTTTGATATGTTTTGGCAG TATCAGCACATGTGCCTACATACTCCTCCAGCTTTACCAGCTCTCGTCTGAGGATCTTGTATACCTTATTCTTTTCAATAGCAGCAACAG GTGCTAA
- the LOC113710961 gene encoding uncharacterized protein isoform X2: MAVSVATGLKSLFILLGCLMTATLIYTIATDGLPFRKELLTPWMTATLIDFYINILALGAWVIYKESNWISAILWIILLVCLGSITACAYIVLQLFKLSPQESSQDPVYYVLLRHKKKDGPEKKSLFSVVIARFMFGALGFLMLGTLIYTIATDGSPFRRDVLTPWLSATLVDFYINVVALSVWIAYKESSWIGASFWIILLICFGSISTCAYILLQLYQLSSEDLVYLILFNSSNRAENGYERVLQRGNYSGIAA; encoded by the exons ATGGCAGTGTCAGTGGCAACAGGGTTGAAAAGTCTGTTCATTCTGCTGGGATGTTTGATGACAGCCACCCTTATCTACACCATCGCCACTGATGGCCTTCCTTTTCGTAAAGAACTCCTTACCCC GTGGATGACTGCAACTTTGATTGATTTCTATATCAATATCCTAGCCTTAGGG GCTTGGGTTATTTACAAGGAATCAAATTGGATCAGTGCAATACTTTGGATAATTTTATTGGTATGTTTGGGAAG CATTACTGCATGTGCCTACATAGTTTTGCAATTGTTCAAGCTGTCACCTCAAGAATCTTCACAAGATCCTGTGTATTATGTTTTGTTGCGACATAAGAAGAA GGATGGACCAGAAAAAAAGAGTTTATTCTCTGTTGTGATTGCAAGATTTATGTTTGGGGCTTTGGGTTTTCTGATGCTGGGAACGCTGATATACACTATTGCCACTGATGGTTCTCCATTTCGCAGAGATGTGTTGACTCC GTGGTTGTCAGCAACACTAGTTGACTTTTACATCAATGTTGTTGCACTATCG GTTTGGATTGCATACAAGGAATCAAGTTGGATAGGTGCTTCTTTTTGGATAATTCTTTTGATATGTTTTGGCAG TATCAGCACATGTGCCTACATACTCCTCCAGCTTTACCAGCTCTCGTCTGAGGATCTTGTATACCTTATTCTTTTCAATAGCAGCAACAG GGCAGAAAATGGCTATGAAAGAGTACTGCAAAGAGGCAATTACAGTGGGATAGCCGCGTGA
- the LOC113712646 gene encoding laccase-14-like encodes MKGFILQFVGFLCLASVLLPSEALTHRFKFVIEEASYTRLCSTKNILTVNGQFPGPTLRIRQGDTAIVHVHNTGKENITIHWHGVKQPRYTWSDGPEYITQCPIMPGESFTQVIGISDEIGTLWWHAHSDWSRATVYGALIIYPKKGDSYPFPKPHAEVPIILGEWWKSDIQAVLSQFLRGGGDPNVSDAYLINGQPGDLCECSKPDTFRLTVDYGKTYLLRMINNAMNNILFFSIAKHQITVVGSDGSYTKPFKSDYVAISPGQTIDFLLEANQAPDHYYMAAKAYNSARPVRFSNSTTTGIIQYRGNYTPSSPPSFPNLPLFNDTKASTSFTGSLRILASKVDVPLKVDTKLFFTLSINTLPCEGNNTCAGPGGNRLVASVNNITFESPHIDILEAYYRHLKGVYGDQFPSFPPLKFNYTANNLPAELQRPTRDRQVRVLEYNSNVEIVFQGTNLVAGIDHPMHLHGYSFYVVGWGIGNFDEKKDPLNYNLVDPPLMNTIAVPRNGWTTIRFKANNPGVWLMHCHLERHISWGMEMAFIVKDGKGPGEQILPPPPDMPKC; translated from the exons ATGAAGGGTTTCATCTTACAATTTGTCGGGTTTCTATGTTTGGCTAGTGTTCTTCTACCTAGCGAAGCTTTGACGCATCGCTTTAAATTTGTG ATAGAAGAAGCTTCATATACAAGACTTTGCAGCACTAAGAATATATTGACAGTAAATGGCCAATTTCCAGGACCAACTCTGCGCATTCGTCAAGGCGATACGGCCATTGTTCATGTCCACAACACGGGAAAAGAAAACATCACCATTCACTG GCATGGAGTGAAACAGCCGAGGTATACATGGTCAGATGGCCCAGAATACATAACTCAGTGCCCTATCATGCCTGGAGAATCATTTACTCAAGTGATTGGGATTTCTGATGAGATTGGAACCTTGTGGTGGCATGCTCATAGCGATTGGTCTCGAGCAACAGTTTATGGTGCTCTTATTATCTACCCTAAGAAAGGAGATAGTTATCCATTTCCCAAGCCTCATGCAGAAGTGCCCATCATCTTAg GAGAATGGTGGAAGAGTGACATACAAGCTGTTCTTAGCCAGTTTTTACGTGGTGGAGGAGACCCGAATGTCTCTGATGCTTATCTCATAAATGGTCAGCCCGGTGATCTCTGTGAATGTTCAAAGCCAG ATACATTCAGGCTGACGGTGGATTATGGCAAGACTTATTTGCTTCGGATGATAAACAATGCCATGAACaacatccttttcttttccattgcAAAGCATCAAATTACTGTGGTAGGATCAGATGGGAGCTACACAAAGCCATTCAAGAGTGATTATGTTGCTATATCCCCAGGACAAACCATTGACTTCTTGTTAGAAGCCAATCAAGCACCTGATCACTATTACATGGCTGCTAAAGCTTATAACAGTGCCCGTCCTGTTAGATTCAGCAATTCCACCACAACTGGAATCATACAATATCGTGGAAATTATACTCCATCTTCACCACCATCTTTCCCAAATCTTCCACTGTTCAATGATACTAAAGCATCCACTTCTTTCACAGGAAGCCTAAGAATTTTAGCAAGTAAAGTTGATGTTCCGCTCAAAGTGGACACCAAGCTTTTTTTCACACTTTCTATAAATACACTCCCTTGTGAAGGAAATAATACTTGTGCTGGACCAGGAGGCAACCGGCTTGTAGCCAGCGTAAACAACATAACCTTTGAGAGCCCCCATATTGACATTCTTGAAGCTTACTATCGCCACCTCAAAGGAGTCTACGGAGATCAATTTCCAAGTTTTCCACCTTTGAAATTCAACTATACAGCAAATAATCTTCCAGCGGAACTTCAAAGGCCTACTAGGGATAGGCAAGTTAGAGTTCTTGAGTACAACTCGAATGTGGAGATTGTTTTCCAGGGAACAAATTTGGTTGCTGGGATTGATCACCCGATGCATTTACATGGATATAGTTTCTATGTAGTTGGCTGGGGTATTGGGAACTTTGACGAGAAGAAGGACCCTTTGAATTATAATCTTGTTGACCCTCCTCTCATGAACACTATTGCTGTTCCAAGAAATGGCTGGACAACCATCAGGTTCAAGGCAAACAACCCTG GTGTGTGGCTCATGCATTGTCATCTAGAGCGTCATATAAGTTGGGGAATGGAAATGGCATTCATAGTTAAGGATGGCAAGGGTCCAGGAGAGCAAATTCTCCCTCCACCTCCAGACATGCCTAAATGTTAA